Within Desulfolithobacter dissulfuricans, the genomic segment TGCCGATGGTCACCCTTTCCCCTGAGACCACCTTTGACTCTCCCGTGACCGGAGACACCCCGGTTTCCCCCATCAGGGAGGTGATGGCCTCCAGATCAAAATGTTTTCGGGCTATCCTGGCCAGCTGATCCACGGCTTCATCGGCGGTGCCATATTCCTGGTGGGGGGTCACCCCGAGATGACGCATGGGAAAGATATCACGTTTCATCCGCGGGACAATGCCCAGAACCGGGACATCGGTGTATCGCTCCATGGATTCACGGATAATGCGTTCATGGCGGGCAGTGGCAATCTGGTTGAGGATCACCCCGGCGATCCGGACCCGTCTGTCCAGTTCCCGGCAGCCGAGAACCAGGGCGGCAACGGTCCGGGTTGTCTTGGAGCAGTTCACCACCAGCAGTACCGGCAGGTCCAGGTGCAGGGCAAGCTCGGCGGTAGAGAAGCCGCCCTCGGCATTGACCCCGTCATACAGCCCCCGGTTACCCTCGACAATGGCGTACTCGGCGCCGACGCCATGGGTCCGGTAGGAGTGGGTTATGGTTTCGGGATCCATGAGAAAGGGATCCAGGTTATAGCACGGCCGCCCGGCAGCCGTGGTCAGCCAGCCGGCATCGATATAATCAGGCCCTTTCTTGAAGGGTACCACGCTCCGTCCGGCTTCCCGCAGGGCTGCGACCAGGCCCACCGAAACCACGGATTTTCCTGAGCCACCGCTCATCCCGGCCACCACCAGCCCTTGTACCTTGTTGGTTTTCTGCATGATAATTGTTTGATAAATAAAATTTATATGAAAGTCTCGTCCCACCCTCCAGGGGGACAACAGCTTTCATGTTACGTTGTGCAGGCCGTGGGAGCCTGCATGGGTGTTAGAATAGATGTCCGCCCCTCAAAGGAGCCGGTAATAGCTTTAGCCCGCAGGACGTGTACGTGCACGAACACGATATTTTATGGCAAAGATGTTTCTCCCTTACCCTGCCCCGGGAACCAGCTTTTCCCTTTTTGATAAAACAGTCGGCAAAGTCTGGCTATTCACCTTTCAGGCCGTTAAAAAACGCAGTTTTTCAACGGCCTGCTATGAGCGTATCTCCCGGCTGTCCGTGGTCTTGCGGATGACGATCAGCCGGTCGCCCTTTTTCAGTTCATAGTCGGCCCGGGGAAGAAACTGAAAATGGGGCTCGTCCTCCCGCCGGGTGGCGATTACCTGGACCCCGTACCGGTTGGTCAGGTCCAGGTCCTTCAGGGTCTTGCCGGCCCAGCGGTCCACCACCAACTCCTGAAACGACATTTCAGTATCAAAACTGGCGTACTGGATAAATCCCGGGATGGCGACCTTGGAGGCCAGGTGCACGGCGGCCAGCTGTTCCGGGATGATCACCGTATCCACCCCGACCTTGTAGAGCAGTCTCTGGTGATCAGGGTTCACCGCCTTGACCCAGACCTCCTCAACCCCAAGCTCTTTCAGGTACATGGAGATCATGGTGGAGGCGGCAATGGAATCGCCCACGCTGACCAGCACATGGGTCATCTCCCGGATACCCAGCTGTTCCAGGGCATCCTTGTTGGTGGCATCGGTCCGGTACACCTGGGCGAGCACGTCCCGGGCCTTCTGCACCTTGGCCGACTGGTTGTCGATCCCCACAACCTTGTACCCCAGCTCGGCCAGGGTCTGGGCAAAATAGAAGCCGAACTTGCCAAGACCAATGACTGCGATTTCCTTTTTCATGACACCCTCACCACTCCCCCGCACCACCGACCCGACAAGATCGGGACGGCGCCGGCAGGAGTATCATTGTAGTACATGAAAGGCGCCACCGGGCCATGCCGGGGGACACCTTCCGATCTCCTGTAGAGGCTGGCCAGGATGGCCCTTAACCGATTAACAGATCTCCCTCCGGACGAAAATAACTTTCCCGGCGCTGGATATTCTGCAGGACCGCGATAAAGAGCAGGGGTCCCAGCCTGCCGATAAACATAAGCGCGATGATAATACATTTGCCGGGGAGCGACAGGGTCGGTGTCAAGCCGGTGGACAGCCCGGTGGTGGCAAAGGCGGAGACCACCTCGAAGACGATCTCCAGCAGCTGTCCCCGGGACTGGATATGGGGCACCTCGCCGCCCTCGGTGACACTTAGCAAAAGCACGGCCACGCAGATGATGGAAACCGAGAACAGGGTCAGGACCAGGGCCCGGTTCAGTGTTTCCCGGCTGGTGGCGATGCTGCCGACCACCACCTGTTCCCTGCCCCGGATCTGGGCCACGAAAAAGGCAACCATGACCCGAAAGGTGGTCACCTTGATGCCACCGCCGCACGAACCCGGGGCCGCGCCGATCAGCATGAGAAAGATAATAACCAGCAGAGAGACATTGGTCATGTGCTCGATGCCCACGGTGTTGAAACCGGCGGTCCGGCTGGTCACCGACTGAAAGAGGCTCACCAGGAGCGCCGTCGCCGTGGGCAGGCTGCGCTCATACAGGGCGTAGTCTGCCACATAGACCAGCAGCCAGCCAAAAACGATGAGAAAAAGCGTGGTCTGCAGCACCACCCGGGTATACCAGGTCAGGCGGACCGGCCTGCGGGTATGGGTAACCGCTTGCCTGGTCCGGGCCCCCAGCCAGGTGCCGGTTTCCACCAGCACGGAAAACCCAATGCCACCCAGCACGATCAGGGCGATAAAGACCAGGTTGACCGGCAGGCTGCTCTGCCAGCGCATCAGGCTGTCGGGGTAGAGGGAAAAACCGGCGTTACAGAAGGCGGAAACCGCGTGAAACACCGCCAAATAGCTGTCCATGCCGCCACCGGAAGCCAGGGGCAGCAACACGGCGCCCAAGGCCTCGATGCCCAGGGTGAGCAGAACGATACTGATCAGAAACCGGCCCAGGTGGAAGGAGGGATCATGGAGCAGATTCTGACCCACGGCGATGCGGTCGGTGAGCGAGACCCGCTGGCGCAGGAGATACATGGCCAGGGATGTCAGGGTCATGATCCCCAGCCCGCCCACCTGGATGAGGACGAGGATCACCGTCTGGCCGAACCGACTGTAGACGGTGCCGGTATCCACCACGGCAAGACCGGTGACACAGGTGGCCGAGGTGGCGGTAAAGAGCGCATCTATCCAGGAGATCGCTGATGTGCCCCGGCTGTAGTCCGAATGCAGCAGCACGGCGCCGATCAGGATGGTGAGGCCGAAGAACAGGATCGGAAAGAGAAGCGGGTGTATAGTTAAGCGAATTCTGCGCATGGCGGCAAATGTAGTCCAGGAGGACGGACCTGTCCAGCACTGGTTGGGCGGCGGGGAGGAGAACTGTTCTCACAGCGGTATTGACAGCATGTCCAGGAGCCAGGCATGGTAGCGCGGGCCCAGCCTGACCCAGGAAAAACGCTCGGTCAGCTCCAGCCGCTCTTCCCGCTCCATGGCCGGCCGGGTCCGGAGCAGCTCGCGCAGCCTGGCGACAAAGGAAGCATCCCTGTAGCGGTATCTGTCCGGAAAATTTTCCACGTAGGCCAGCCGGTCCGGCACCAGCGGCCAGCAGCCCGCCCGGACCGCTTCGAGCACCGCGATGCCGAAAAATTCATGCCGGGCCGTGGAGACAACAATATCACCCCGGCCAAGAAAGGCAGCATAGGCTTCCCTGTCCGGTGCGTAGCCGAAATGCAGAAGCTGGCGCTGAAACATCTCTTCCACCCGGGAAAAAATGGCTGGCCGGTTCCTGAAATGCTCACCCAGGACCAGGAGCCTGAAATCGACACCCCCGGCGGCCAGCCGTTCCAGGGCATGAAAGAAAAACTCCGGGTCCTTGTCGTGTTCCCAGCGATGGTTCCAGACAATGACCGGCAGATCTGCCCGATGTTTCTGTTTTGCTGCCCTGTCCATGGGACGGAAATCGATTCCCGGCGGCAGGACCCTGCTCTTGGCCAGGATCTGGTCGGCCAGGTCCACGACCTTCATATCGGTTGCCTTTTTAAGAAAAAACCGGACACCCTCGAGGAAGGTGTCCCGGTTATAGCAGGAGTTGAACGCCAAGGTATCGGCGGCCAGAGCCGAGGTGAAATTGATGGCAGTGAACTGGAACCGCTGCGGATCATCCACCTGGCCGGGATAGGCGAACTGGTTTTCATGGAAATACAGCGCGGCCGGCAAGCGGATACCTTCGCGTCCGAGCAGGGCCTGGAGCACGGAGAGATCCAGGAAGGTGGAGACCAGGAGGCCGTCGAACCGCGCCCCCTTTGCATACATATCCTTCACCTGCCGGGCCATCCACGGGGCAGCCAGCTGCATGCGCATCTTCCATTTCCGGGCCGGCAGTGAAACGAGGGTAAAATCCATGTCCACGTGCTGAAAAAGTCCCTGGAGGAAGGCCCGGTGGGAACCGCCGTAATAGGGTTCAAGGACACAGATCCGCGCCCTCTGCTTGCCATTAATGCGATTGAGTACTATTTTTTCTTCATTCATGGTGGATTTTTATATACCATAGAGTACAGGGAAAAGAGTCTGCTTTATTCAGGGCCACTGGATAGCAGAAAACAACCCTCACCCAGACAAGAGGTACATACGATGGCACGCTGGTACGTCGCGGTCAATGGCACATCCACCGGTCCGTTTTCCCTGGACCAGATACGCAAATCCCTGGCCAGTGGGGAGTACACCGACACTACCCTGGTCTGGCGGGACGGTTTTTCCGACTGGCTGCCCATGGGCGAGGTGGAGGAGCTGAGCGGTCCGGCCCGGGAAGCGGCACCAGCGCCTCCGCCGGTCTCCGGACAGCGGGCCCATGAGATCGACTTCAAGATCTTCGGCCACGAGATGCAGTTTGTCGAGATCGAGCTCGACCCAGGCGAGAGCGCAGTCTCCGAGGCCGGGGCCATGATGTACATGTCGGACCGGATCACCATGAAAACAGTCTTTGGCGACGGCTCGGACGAATCCCAGAGCGGCGGATTTTTCGACCGGATGCTGGGGGCGGGCAAGCGGCTGATCACCGGGGAAAGCCTATTTATCACCGTGTTCACCTTCGAAGGCCAGGGCAAGGGCCGGGTGGCCTTCGCCTCACCCTATCCGGGAAAAATCATCCCCCTGGACCTGAAAAAGTATAACCAGCGGCTCATCTGCCAGAAAGACGCCTTTCTCTGCGCGGCCAAGGGCGTGTCCATCGGGGTGGCCTTTCAGAAAAAGATCGGCGTGGCCCTGTTTGGCGGGGAGGGCTTCATCATGCAGAAGCTGGAGGGCGATGGCCTGGTCTTTCTCCATGCCGGCGGGACCATTGTCGAAAAACAGCTGGAACCGGGCGAGATTCTCCGGGTCGATACCGGCTGCCTGGTAGGGCTGACCGAGACGGTTCAGTATGACATTGAATTTGTCGGTGATGTCAAGTCGGCCCTTTTCGGTGGCGAGGGATTTTTCTTTGCCACCCTGCGCGGCCCAGGCCATGTCTGGCTCCAGTCCCTGCCCTTCTCCCGCCTGGCGGGTCGCATCTGGAGAGCCGCGCCCCAGGCCGGCGGCCAGAGCCGGGGTGAAGGATCGGTCCTGGGCGGCATCGCCACCATGTTTGAACGATAAGATGTCATGGCCATCTCCCCTGTGACATACAGCCCTTGGAGCGGCTTGCAGAACGCGGATGTCTCTGCCCGCGCAGGATCCCGTCTGCGCTCCGAACCGGTGCGCAGGGTCATTATTCCTGCGGCCCCGGCAGACACGGGCCAGGAGCAGCCCCCGCAGGGAACCGACGACCGGGTGACCATCTCTGCCGAAGGCCGGAAACAGGCCCGGGCCAATGGCCGAAACG encodes:
- a CDS encoding cobyrinate a,c-diamide synthase; its protein translation is MQKTNKVQGLVVAGMSGGSGKSVVSVGLVAALREAGRSVVPFKKGPDYIDAGWLTTAAGRPCYNLDPFLMDPETITHSYRTHGVGAEYAIVEGNRGLYDGVNAEGGFSTAELALHLDLPVLLVVNCSKTTRTVAALVLGCRELDRRVRIAGVILNQIATARHERIIRESMERYTDVPVLGIVPRMKRDIFPMRHLGVTPHQEYGTADEAVDQLARIARKHFDLEAITSLMGETGVSPVTGESKVVSGERVTIGILRDAAFQFYYEENLEALRRAGARLVMINALEAGKLPDGLDGLYIGGGFPETSARQLADNVSFRESVRTMAEKGLPMYAECGGLIFLGRSIILDGREYPLAGVFPVTFGLSGKPQAHGYSIFTVDRENPFYPVGTRVKGHEFRYSTIMEWNGTSAELALRIERGVGFMDRRDGLVKKNVMALYTHVLAPGTPLWAEGLVRQALQYKNVVNR
- a CDS encoding tRNA-queuosine alpha-mannosyltransferase domain-containing protein; translated protein: MNEEKIVLNRINGKQRARICVLEPYYGGSHRAFLQGLFQHVDMDFTLVSLPARKWKMRMQLAAPWMARQVKDMYAKGARFDGLLVSTFLDLSVLQALLGREGIRLPAALYFHENQFAYPGQVDDPQRFQFTAINFTSALAADTLAFNSCYNRDTFLEGVRFFLKKATDMKVVDLADQILAKSRVLPPGIDFRPMDRAAKQKHRADLPVIVWNHRWEHDKDPEFFFHALERLAAGGVDFRLLVLGEHFRNRPAIFSRVEEMFQRQLLHFGYAPDREAYAAFLGRGDIVVSTARHEFFGIAVLEAVRAGCWPLVPDRLAYVENFPDRYRYRDASFVARLRELLRTRPAMEREERLELTERFSWVRLGPRYHAWLLDMLSIPL
- a CDS encoding TIGR00266 family protein, encoding MARWYVAVNGTSTGPFSLDQIRKSLASGEYTDTTLVWRDGFSDWLPMGEVEELSGPAREAAPAPPPVSGQRAHEIDFKIFGHEMQFVEIELDPGESAVSEAGAMMYMSDRITMKTVFGDGSDESQSGGFFDRMLGAGKRLITGESLFITVFTFEGQGKGRVAFASPYPGKIIPLDLKKYNQRLICQKDAFLCAAKGVSIGVAFQKKIGVALFGGEGFIMQKLEGDGLVFLHAGGTIVEKQLEPGEILRVDTGCLVGLTETVQYDIEFVGDVKSALFGGEGFFFATLRGPGHVWLQSLPFSRLAGRIWRAAPQAGGQSRGEGSVLGGIATMFER
- a CDS encoding TrkH family potassium uptake protein; the protein is MRRIRLTIHPLLFPILFFGLTILIGAVLLHSDYSRGTSAISWIDALFTATSATCVTGLAVVDTGTVYSRFGQTVILVLIQVGGLGIMTLTSLAMYLLRQRVSLTDRIAVGQNLLHDPSFHLGRFLISIVLLTLGIEALGAVLLPLASGGGMDSYLAVFHAVSAFCNAGFSLYPDSLMRWQSSLPVNLVFIALIVLGGIGFSVLVETGTWLGARTRQAVTHTRRPVRLTWYTRVVLQTTLFLIVFGWLLVYVADYALYERSLPTATALLVSLFQSVTSRTAGFNTVGIEHMTNVSLLVIIFLMLIGAAPGSCGGGIKVTTFRVMVAFFVAQIRGREQVVVGSIATSRETLNRALVLTLFSVSIICVAVLLLSVTEGGEVPHIQSRGQLLEIVFEVVSAFATTGLSTGLTPTLSLPGKCIIIALMFIGRLGPLLFIAVLQNIQRRESYFRPEGDLLIG
- a CDS encoding potassium channel family protein, with product MKKEIAVIGLGKFGFYFAQTLAELGYKVVGIDNQSAKVQKARDVLAQVYRTDATNKDALEQLGIREMTHVLVSVGDSIAASTMISMYLKELGVEEVWVKAVNPDHQRLLYKVGVDTVIIPEQLAAVHLASKVAIPGFIQYASFDTEMSFQELVVDRWAGKTLKDLDLTNRYGVQVIATRREDEPHFQFLPRADYELKKGDRLIVIRKTTDSREIRS